The nucleotide sequence GGCCAGACACCCGCTTCATCCGCATTTCCGAGTGGCTCATTGCGACGGCCACGAAACTTGGAACTCTTAGCATCCTCAAGACTTCCCTGTCTCCCGCGTCTAACAGGGGACTGGTCACGGCGCGCCGATTTCGACGACTTCGACTGATCTTGGACCGCCTTTGAGGAGCCCGGAAGATGTTTGAGAGGACCATGCCCTTTGGGAAACCGGATCTTACCCAGTAGGGAACGCTTGGTACCAGAAGGTGCACCGGGTGAGTTCTGGCCTTGCTCACGTGAATGGGTGCTTTGAACGCTTGGCGTGGGGCTGGCAGGACGGCCACCGAGAGTAGTAGTTGAGTTCATAGCAGAGGACATGCCGCCTTCTGCAAAAGGGCGGAGCCCAATAGAAGAATCATCCTGCCCAGTTGCCGGACGAGCCGGATATCCGGAAAGGTCGCCAGCTGATGTGggcttttcttctttgctgcGGGTGTGGCGATGTGTAGGGAAGGGTCTCCGAGCCGGATCTCTTTGCGCTCCGCGACGATTTCGATCTGCGATGATAGGGGTGTCACGTACTGGTGCTTCTCCAAACTGTGGAATATCCTGACAGATACGGCTTGGTTAGACAAAGACGCAAACGGAAGAgagcaaaagaaagaaatatcGATTGGCAAGTACTTACGCCCAAATTCTGATAATCCCAAGGAGTAATATCACTGGAAGGAAGACCTGGGAGGGGCGTCATTGGCCGCGACGAATTATTGGCGTCAGAGATGTGTCGCGATCCATCTGAGTTGGCTCGCTCACGCGCTCTCGCTTGGTCGAGGGGCCCAAGTCTGGTATTTTTGCCGTAGAGACTGCTTTCGTCTGATTCCGGTTTTTGATCACGCGACCCAAGATATTCATCACCAAAAAAGCCCTGTAACTTCTTTCGAAACCTACTACCACTCGACTTGGACCCCTGGCTGCTAATCGTGGTAGCACTGGCTGCAGAAGGTCTCCGGTGATCCCTGCCGTAATCCACCTCAAAGGAATCACTCCCGTAGGCCCGGCCTGGTCCCGAGCGGAAAGTGGTAGAGGAGGGTGACGCCTCCTGTTCGGAGAAATCATTGTAGAACGTCCCAGGGCCATCGGTGGGGCCCATTTTTGGCGACGAAGACCATGGAGAGATCGGCTCTTGGCTAAAGTAGTCCGTCTGGTTATTCGGGTTCAAAGAGGGTGGTCGTGAGCCGGAGCTGGAAGTCGGGGGAGGGCCAGGATCGTCCGAACCCAGTACGGCCAATGCTTTTCTGTGACTCCCAAACGTGGGTGGTTTCCGTTGCTCTGCGGGGTTATCCGAAGATCCCAAAGAGAACATGGATGTGTAGAATTCGGGCGGGACACCGAGGTTGGGGCGACCTTGCATATTAGAACTAGTATCGGTCAGCACTTGTCCGAAAGATACAGTACCATGTGGCGCAAGCCAATTGTAGCTTGTAACGTATCAAAGAAAAGCCGATGCAGCAATCATCATGATAAGAGAAATCAGGGCCAAATCAGGAAATACGATCCATACCGACGCGCAAAGACCGCAGCGATAACAAGCAGAAAGGGAGATGAAAGGGAAAGTCCGTACTTATCCATCTTCGCATTTCCTGGAAACGGAGACGCGTTGCGACCGTTCGACGTAGTAGGATCCGTATTTGAGCGATAGCTGTTCTGATTGTCCCTAACGGTGTCCTTGGAAGCCCAACTACCGGCATCCGAGCTTGTAGAGCCATTTCTACTCTCGAATGGCTGGCGCCCCTGTGAAGCCATGCTTCCGAAGACCCCTAGTTGATTTCCTCCACAGCGCAATCAGCTGGCAACCGGTTGTCACAGCAATCACAGAAAATTATCACAATCCACCATCAATGATGTTGGCAAACGACACGTCGGGGAGCGATATGAATTTGCTTATTTGATGCTGCTCCGTGTTCGCGTTGGAGGCGGGGGAGATTGCGAGATCAAACTCGGCTCTTTTCTGGAGACTGGGGAATATTTGCGATAGGTCTGGGCCAAAAAGGAAGATATATTGCTGATAATAAACAAGGAAtgggagggaggaggggagaggaCGCCACGTTCGAGGTGAAAGGAGGTCCGGTCGAGTTTCCGAATACAGCGCACTATCGAGGCAAGGTATGGTGAGAACGAAGATAGATCATGAATTCGTGGAAGCTATACTGTAATGATCAAACGTCGTAGGGATATATATCAGATATAGCCGTAATAGTGATCGCAGCAAGTAGTGCAGTAGAGTCGGTGGTAGTGGTAATAGTACTAAAAGTAGCGTAGTATGCAGGAGGGCGATTATTATTGGAAGGCCCGGAGCTTAGCGTTCGGGCGCGACGGGTAGAGGGAGACAAGCAGCAAAACGGGCATCAATAGAACTGTTTCTGTctatctctttctctcttgtCTCTTTCAGCTCTGGTGGAGGGAGGAGGAACGAAACATTCAGGAAACGTCATCGCACATTGTGGGCAGAGACCTGCTGGatggaggggaaggaggcgAACGGAGACGGGGGGGGAAGAGCTGAAGATGGGGATATAATGAtgaaaggagaagaagaggaaaagtaATGGATAGTGGTCAGTAGATAGGAGAGAGAATAGTGAGAAAAAGGAAGCGAGACAAGcgcgagagagagaggatgtCAGTGTGTGAGGGAGATTGGAGGGTGAGGAGAGAGACAAGAGACGGAGCCGCAAGAGAGGATTACCAGATTGGGTAGTGGAGTCAGCCTCAGTACCAGTACTGCTACGTCTCTCTGTATGTAATTTCTCCGTACATACTCCGGTAAATGCAGACTATTGAAAAGGATTCGAGATGATCCGGATGATCTTTGCAAAGAACAGAACTAAATGCATACTCTAGAGTACacatttcttcttgttctctctctctctctctctctctctctctctctctctctctctgctGCCCGAGGATTGACTGTCTGTCCTTTTCTCCTATTATACTATTGCTACAGGTACTACAGCTGCAACGACAAAAGGGCACAGACAATGCCAATCGCACCTGATACAATTCTCGAGACTAGCTGACAGTTGGTCCGTCCTTCATCCCGCACTTCATGTCTTCCCCTCTTGCTCTGACCGGGTTGACTGGTCGAGCCCGGGTGGGATGCGTGCATAGACGGTATCATATACATACAGTACGGGGTACGGAGCAAAAATTGGATGATGTGATGATGTCCCTCACGTGTGATACAGATCCGAGACCTTTCTTTTCACGGCCGGGGGTTGCTTGAGACGAATGATCGAGGGAGATGAAACACATCAGGAGATGAACCTCCCAATAGTGGCGTTTGAAGCATTAATAGTATTGCGAAAGGACGATGATCCATGACGCAGATGatgcttccagtcctttACCAGCGCGTTACTGGATACGAACACAGATCCAGTCGCCGTTTGTCCGCCGCCAACCGCGGAACCGCCCGAGTCATGATATCACGATGTATCCAGATGAGATATGCTCCGCACGTGGCTGTCCGGATGTAACCAGCCGGCGGTTGTACTGATGACAATGCCCCATTGTCTTTCAGCTTGTCGTTCAATTAAGTGTCtacttgtacaagtacagtatGTACTGATATATATTTATTCCCACAGGAAGGAGGTCAACACGGAGTGGAGCCATCTGACATAGTCAAACTGGTGTGAAGGTAATTGAGatctttttctttcactCGGAACATGTGCGATATCTTGCACGAGAGAAGAGATTTATATATGTTCTGAGTGCAATATGAAGTACGAAGTATGGAGCACTCCGTAGTGGGACTGAGATCTgttctatatatatataaaaagAGGCTGGGAATGGATCGTGGCGGTGACGAGATTCAGTGACCGACGGATAAATATATAGTTGTAGAATAAGTGAAGAAAAGACTGGACATATATCAATCGATATTCAGGAACGTTGAAGTATATACAGCAAGAATTGACACATTGTTCCACTTGGTCCTTTCTTCTTGAAACCCAGTCGACGCACAATATGTTACTCGTGCAAACACCACGTTCAAGACCACCTGGGACATGGTGTCACCCACCGCATCCCTTTTTACCGATGTGGAACCAGTTCTCATCATAGCTACAAAGtattctgtactctgtacatgcAGTCTACTAGCAACGATatggagtactctgtacaatgcACTTCTTGATCCCATCACGTGACATCAAAACTAAGCTATATCTGGCGTAGCTAGCTGTCAGAGCCAATCAGAATACCGATCATGGATTAGTTATGTGAATTTCATTGGTCTTTGGTAGTCCCACAGGAGCTATGACCCCACCAAAAAATTACCACAACAGGAAGGCTCAACTTTTGACCGTATCAGGGAATTGGGGAGGCTGGCGATGGCCCCGAGAGAGGGTCGAGTCAGACCGGCACCTTCTCTTTGTGGCCATACATGGCCGTGCCTTCCTTTCCCTGCTGTCAGTCCAGACTTTTGCGCCTGTCGTTAAAAGCTTcccccctcctcttctcctccatcgttcttcttcctccccatCTCTCCTCCATCCACTGATCTTCCATCCGTTCCTGCATCTTCCATCTGCAAATAGCATATCCTCCACTCTATTGTCTTTTGTCTCTTGAGACTTGTATCTCTCATCTCAACCGTATACCCGAGCCACCGCCATCATGAGGCTCCCTCTCGTTGGTGTGACCATCAGCCTTCTCTCCTACTCCGTGGGGGTCGCTGCCCAGACCTTTACGGATTGCAATCCACTCGAGAAGAGTGAGTCTCTTGTCTAAGGAAAGTGGCTAAGCGATCATCTGCTAACCGGGTTGTCTCCTAGCTTGTCCTCCCAAGCCAGCGTTGGGACGGTCCGCTACCTTTGATTTCACCGACGGCCGCTCTGACGATTTCACCGACGTGGGCACGCCCACCTACGACTCCACTGGTGCTGGTTTTACCGTGGCCAAGCAGGGTGATGCTCCGTTGATCCAATCCAAGTGGTATATCATGTTTGGTCGGGTTGAAGCCGTGATCAAGACTGCTCCCGGAACAGGCATTGTTAGCAGCGCCGTTTTGCAATCGGACGACTTGGATGAGATTGACTGGGAATGGCTTGGAGTCAACGATCTCTATGTGCAGACAAACTACTTTGGCAAGGGCAACACGGGTAGCTACAACCGTGGTGCCACCCACGACAACCGGAACAACCACGACGAATTCCACACCTACACCATCGACTGGACAAGCAAGCAGATCGTCTGGCAGATCGACGGTCAGACCGTTCGCTCTCTTACTCCGGACGATGCTCCCGACGACCAGTACCCTCAGTCGCCCATGATGGTCAAGGTCGGAGTCTGGGCTGGCGGTGACCCTAACAACGCTGATGGCACGATTCGTGAGTTAACCATTTTTTGTTTTACCGTATTTATATACTTTCTTCTAACTACTATAACTTTACAGAATGGGCTGGTGGTGAGACGGACTATAGCGCTGGTCCTTACACCATGTACCTCAAGTCACTCAAGGTGACCGACTATTCCACCGGAACCTCGTACTCTTACGGTGACAAGAGCGGCTCGTGGCAGTCCATTGTTGCCGAAGGAGGCCAAGTCGAGGGCAACAATGCCGAACCTCAGTCCACCGTGGCTGCTCCTCCTGTGACTTCAACTGTCGAAAACATCCCTATTCCCTGGAGTGGAACGCACCGTGAGACGTCGAGCTTTGTGACTCCGAGCATCTGGCCTTGGGTTCCCACCCCGACCACCTTTGCTTCTTCGACTTCGGACACGACGTCGCTGCCTAGCGGTTGGACCTTCTCAGGATCGGGTTCTGTCCAGCCGCCCAGCGCGTCTTCTGTGAGTGAGCACTCCCCAGTCCCTGCGCTCTCCTGACGTGACAGGTTTAGCTAACAGTAATGGTTAGTCTTTGGTCCGGTCTACCTCTGCTTCGTCGGTCTCCTCGCCGGTGCCGCTTTCCCCCTCTGGTACTGAGGCGCAATCGAGCAGCATGTCATCGGCGGTTCCCAGCACTACTTCTTCAACCAGTTCGACCGTCACTATCAGTTCCGTCGGCCCTATTAACTCCATTATCTCTACCAGCTCCACCAGTCCTATCAGTTCTCGTCCTATAACTAGTCACTCAATCTCTCTTACcccttcgtcttcgtctaATGTGTCTACTACGTCTAAAGCAACCGCAACGGCTAATGACAACAACGAGCATCCAGCCCATAACCACGCATCGTATACTGGACCTGTGCATGTCGCTCCCACTGCTGATGATTCGAGTCATACGGTCAGGATTTCTGCTCTTGGCGTTGCCTGCGCGCTATTTGGTAATGCCCTCGCGATGTTCTGAGCTCTGCATAACGACAACCCGGACGTGAATTCATAATTGGAAAACGACGGAATGACTGTTAACGAGCATTATGACATGTTTTCCCCCCATTTGGTATTGTTCACGGTTTGTATTCTTTATGGGTAGCATTTGTTTTGGGCATCGGCTTGTGCTTTCCTTATTATTGGCGTTTTCCCCATGGTTTCCCTTCTTCCCTTGCAGAGCGAGAAAAGTGTATGCTGTATAGATTACGACTCTCTTTATTAATGATAATCCTGATATCCTGAAGTACTTCGACTGTGCTGGAAAGAGTAGAATGACCCGATCACTTGGGAGTAGTAAGCTCTGCCATCTTCTCACACATCATTGCCCATCTTTTACTCTGGCGTCAGTTTCATCGATGTTGATTCAACCTTACccttaaaaaaaaaaaaacgtcATGATTGCTATATGGTACTGTCTTGTAGGAACTGCATCCCGCCTAGGTGGTTGAGTCCGGGAATCGCGTTCCAAGACATTGACCTCAACATGAGATATCACTCCTAGTAATTCCCCAGTAATCTTTCTGGACCAAGCAACATTGTAAGTCGGATTTAAATTATCTTAGGACTGAGTTCTAAATCCAGGAGTTCCTCCTTTTATTACTCCCCGGGATTCTCACAGACGCACGTCTCTTCATTGCCATTGACCACCATGGTCCATAACATATCAGCTCGAGTTTTCCTGATCCGTCATGGCGATACAGCTTGGTCTGTTGGCGGCAAGCACGCGAGCTTCACGGATGTGCCCATGTCCAGAGAAGGCGAGGGTCAGGTTGAAGAGACCCGAGATTGCTACATAGGAAGGCACAAACTGATCGACCCAGAGAACGTGGTCAGGATGCAAGTGCTTCTAACTCTGCTGGGTCGAAATTGTTGCTAATTAAATTGAAACGCGTTCTAGCTACGTATGCCCACAGCAACGAACCAAACGGACCGTCGAGATCCTCCGGCTGGGCGTCCAGAGCCAACAAAGCTTCCTCGACCGGGACGATCAAAAGAAGACAGTGAGCCCGCTGACGGGATCTCAAGGCGCGTCCTCAGAGCCTCTGATCCAGGCGACGTCTTGGCTTAACGAATGGAACTACGGGGAGTACGAAGGGCTGTCACTAGCGGAGATTACTGCGCGTCGACCCGAAAATTCAGAATGGGTCATCTGGAGAGATGGCTGTCCGGGAGGAGAGTGCGTGTTCACCTATTCCATTCTCCTTCGTCGTTCTTCCACACCATGCTGATATAAGATGTGCAAACACATAGGACCCCTGAACAAGTGTCAAACCGCCTCGACCAACTCATAGCAGAAATCCGCCAGAACATCGAGAATACCGTGACCGAATGGCCCGGCGGACGGCAAATTGCCCATACGACGTGATCGGCCCGTGATATTGTTTGTGTTGGCCATGGGCACATTTTGGCTGCGCTGGCATTGCGATGGGCGCAGCGGCCGTTGGATCATGGTATGAGATTGTTGATGGAGCCGTCGAGTGTGGCTGTTTTGTCGTATGTTCTTCTTTATATCCTCTTCTTTGCATATCCAAGGCATGGAATACGTCGTGCTCACTGGTGGTAGATTTGAGAATGATGACTTGAGTAGACCATCTATCTCGTTGGGACGGAGGATGCTGAGATAGGGAAGACTGCTTTTGGACTTGATTGCAGAGGGGGCAGAATGATGTATGCGGACCAGGTAGGAGATGGAGACTAATTGGAAGATAGACTCAGGCCAGTCAATTAGGGCTCATTGCCATCTCATCATTACGATTGGATCTATAGTAACTAGAGAGATCGGAAATGGCCACAGATGTTATCGTACGTAGCTGCGATTATATACGTCCTATAATAACGTGTTGGTGTAACATATTCAATGTATGTATATAAGCGCAGAAAACAATTAGCATCAGCCACTCATCTTCTCCAAAGGATCCCCCTCTCCATTCCTCACAAAAACACAGTTCATCTCCGACCCCGGACTAAGCGTGACCTCAAACTCCAACAACGGAATCTCTGCCACCTCCCCCCACTAACCAGCATCGTCTGAATACCGTCAAACGCCTGCAAAATCCGCACAAGCGTATACTCCATCTCAATCGTCGTAAACTGCTGCCCAATACAAATCCGCGGCCCGCCGTTGAACGGGATGAAATGCCACAGCTCCGGCTGCTCCCCGAACACCAACCGCTTGGGAATCCATTTCCCGGGTCGAAGTGGTTGGGTGATCCCGGTGGATCGTAATGTCGCGGATCACGCTGCATGATGAGCGCTGAGTAGACGACGCGCGTGCCGGCGCGAATGCCCACAGGGGCAAGGCCATCCTTCCCACCGCCGCGCGGGAGGGTCATGTCGCGGAGGAAGTAGCGGACGTTAAACGGGACGACGGGGCAGATGCGCATTGTCTCATTGATCACGGCGTTGAGGAACATCATCTCCTTCAGATCTGTATAGGAGGATTCCGTGCGTTGGTGCCCAGACCCAGTCGGGAACCGATTTCCTCGCGCAGTCTGTGGACGATGTGCGGGTTGCCGCCTAGTTCGAAGAGGGTGAATGATAGGGTGCCTGCGGTTGTGTCGCAGCCGGCGAGGAGGACGGCGACGAGCTGGTCGCGCAGAACGCGAGAGTCGCGGGTGAAGCGGGcgagggaggaggaaggtcCCTTCTGTGGAGAGTTTCTGGTCGAGTTCGGCggtggagagggagagggcgtGGGTGATGTAGGGCTGGATGAATTTGTCCATGATCTTGAGTTGGTCGCGGAATTACTTGCGCGAAAGAATGAAGTTGAAGGAGCTGCATCGATTTCGTTAGAATGACTTGTTTCGAACTACTTTTGGCGGAAACTCACCCCAGTCAAAATAGTTGGGCTTGACGGCGCTGCACATATCGAAATGCTTCTGCAAAGGCGCCTTGGGGGTTCTGAAGACTGTCCGTGCCATGACCTAGCAGGTAATCCCTCGCTGCATCCAGGCTGTATCGATAGAATAGTTGGGCAACATCAACGACTTTACTCGCCCCCGGTGCACTACCCCAAGCCAGCAAGAGAATAAGATGCTGGACATATTTCTCGAAGATCTCCGTATCGACAATCCGGTTCCTCGTGAACATAGGCCTGATCAGTTGTCTCGAGCGCGACCACATCTCATCTGTGACGAACATACTATCTCCTAGGAATTCTATCCACTCGTCATGGAACGACTCGCCGTTGCCAAAGTCCCCAGATTGGAGGGTCAgcatggctttggtgttCTCCGAGTCTGTCATTATGACAGCCAGATTCGAGATACCTGCGTCTTTCTCGGCGGTTTGCGCGTGGTCGACTTGGTATGGTTCGTTGGCGATCTTGATCGCGCTGCTCCAGTATGCGACATCTCTATAGGATTTATTGGCTTTGCTGCTTTTGACGATCAAGTCGATTGCTGGTGCGCATCAGTATAGCGATTCCGCTGAGATATGGACCGCCAGATATACCGTATGGAATGCGACACGGGATCCGGGGAGCTCTGGTTCCTATGCGCGCGATCTCAGCAGAGACTTGTGCTTTGCGGAGCAGACAGGCGAGAAAGAAAAGTCTCACGAGTCAGAGGGACGTCTTTCCGGGCGTTAAATCATGCAAGAGAATCTCGAGCATGTTGGCGTGAGTCTGCATGGGCCATCAGTACAATCAACACAGTCCAGAGAGTCCATACAACAAACATAGAAAACAAATGAAAGAAGCATAAACAGACACCACTATGCAAGATTAAGAATAAAATTCATTCAAAAACAAGACCGGCCTAGGGGCGCGTCTTTCTTTATGCCGGACGCGATGCGAGACGATGCCTATGCTCTTTGTTTCTTCCTCGGCGGAGCAGAACCCCTCAGTTCCAAGGTCGACAATCCGAGGCTAGTTTAAAGTATTGACTCTAATTTGGATGTGATTGTTCCGGCGTCTGCCAGTGAGATTTGTCACATTGTTATTGTTCTTTCCAGGGTGGGTGGGTATTGTTGTGTCTAGACCATGATTTGCAGGTGCTTTTGCGTTCCGGGCACTGGTCTGGTGGTGGGTTGGCGTGGCTATGGAAATATAATAGCTGCATTATGCCCTTGTGTTGTCGTTTGATCATGACGTCTGCTATGGAGGTTGTTGCCGGACAACACGGAGATGCTGTTACTTCGTACTTGTGTATACTTGGGAAGGTTACTATTGTCTCGGTCTCATGTTTCCTCCAACGCCTACCAGTGGCAACGTACTTTGCCCTTGACAATAGGGATTCAATCAACTTTGACGGGGGGTTGCTTGCTATTAAATGGGGTTCTTTCAACCCTCTGAGGTACGATTTTATTCTCGGTGGTTCCCGCCTCGCGGAATACTAGTTTGTGTCCGCTCAACAAACAGTTGGTTCGGATGATCACGCTCCAGTCTCGTTCCGTCAAAAAGTTCGCTGCAATACTTCGCTCTGTGAGTATTTTGATTTTCCAGCAGACTCGGGGAAGCCCTGGGAATGGGAACTTACGATCTATTGCCGCTTGTAGTGGCTTTCCACTCAGAACCCTTGAACGCGGATGAAAGGAGTTCTGCTCTGACGTCTTTCAGGTCTGGCGCTTCCTGTTCGAGAGGTTAGCGAGTGCAATAAGGCCACCAGGAATTAGAGAGACAACCTGGAGCTTCAAGTCTAGCTGTTCCTTAAGGAAATCCGTGGCCACGTTATCCATTTTGCCCAagatcttcctcttcttgtaGTAGACATTGAGAACTTTTGCAACAAGGCAGGAATTCTGAGACACATAAGTATTCAATGAATTTAGGCTTTGGAGTCTCGGAAACGTACATTGCCCTGTGACTGATTGTTCTCAGTCTGGCTATCCTCCTTTGTGccctttcctctttctttggGTCGTCCAATTGACCCAAATACGTGGCGAAAGTCATTTCATCTGACATCTCAGCACCAGAGGCGTTACAGAAAGGAGCTTTTGCGCTGCAATCCATTGTCAGTGGGGCAGATCGCATCTTTGCCTAGGAGGGAAAGGCCATACTCGGGCGATTCGAAAACCCCATTCTTTGCCAGAACCCCGCGGATAGACGCAAGTTTGATGGTTTCCATGTCTTCTGTGACAGTGAATTCCAGCGTCCGCTTTTTCTTGGATGTTTTAGTGCCCGAATCGTAGCTGTACACCTGAAGAATGGTGCTTTGTTCCACCGTGTTGGGCATGGCGATGAAGTTTTGAGTAGCTTCTCAATAAAGTCGAGTGCTATTACAAGTTAATGAAG is from Aspergillus chevalieri M1 DNA, chromosome 8, nearly complete sequence and encodes:
- a CDS encoding glycoside hydrolase family 16 protein (CAZy:GH16;~COG:G;~EggNog:ENOG410PFK0;~InterPro:IPR000757,IPR013320,IPR017168;~PFAM:PF00722;~SECRETED:SignalP(1-21);~TransMembrane:1 (n3-13c21/22o351-371i);~go_component: GO:0005618 - cell wall [Evidence IEA];~go_function: GO:0004553 - hydrolase activity, hydrolyzing O-glycosyl compounds [Evidence IEA];~go_function: GO:0016798 - hydrolase activity, acting on glycosyl bonds [Evidence IEA];~go_process: GO:0005975 - carbohydrate metabolic process [Evidence IEA];~go_process: GO:0071555 - cell wall organization [Evidence IEA]), coding for MRLPLVGVTISLLSYSVGVAAQTFTDCNPLEKTCPPKPALGRSATFDFTDGRSDDFTDVGTPTYDSTGAGFTVAKQGDAPLIQSKWYIMFGRVEAVIKTAPGTGIVSSAVLQSDDLDEIDWEWLGVNDLYVQTNYFGKGNTGSYNRGATHDNRNNHDEFHTYTIDWTSKQIVWQIDGQTVRSLTPDDAPDDQYPQSPMMVKVGVWAGGDPNNADGTIQWAGGETDYSAGPYTMYLKSLKVTDYSTGTSYSYGDKSGSWQSIVAEGGQVEGNNAEPQSTVAAPPVTSTVENIPIPWSGTHRETSSFVTPSIWPWVPTPTTFASSTSDTTSLPSGWTFSGSGSVQPPSASSVIFGPVYLCFVGLLAGAAFPLWY
- a CDS encoding phosphoglycerate mutase family protein (COG:G;~EggNog:ENOG410Q2R2;~InterPro:IPR013078,IPR029033), whose translation is MVHNISARVFLIRHGDTAWSVGGKHASFTDVPMSREGEGQVEETRDCYIGRHKLIDPENVQRTKRTVEILRLGVQSQQSFLDRDDQKKTVSPLTGSQGASSEPLIQATSWLNEWNYGEYEGLSLAEITARRPENSEWVIWRDGCPGGETPEQVSNRLDQLIAEIRQNIENTVTEWPGGRQIAHTT
- a CDS encoding uncharacterized protein (COG:Q;~EggNog:ENOG410PGK3;~InterPro:IPR001128,IPR036396;~go_function: GO:0005506 - iron ion binding [Evidence IEA];~go_function: GO:0016705 - oxidoreductase activity, acting on paired donors, with incorporation or reduction of molecular oxygen [Evidence IEA];~go_function: GO:0020037 - heme binding [Evidence IEA];~go_process: GO:0055114 - oxidation-reduction process [Evidence IEA]); translated protein: MARTVFRTPKAPLQKHFDMCSAVKPNYFDWAPSTSFFRASNSATNSRSWTNSSSPTSPTPSPSPPPNSTRNSPQKGPSSSLARFTRDSRVLRDQLVAVLLAGCDTTAGTLSFTLFELGGNPHIVHRLREEIGSRLGLGTNARNPPIQI